Part of the Sulfurovum sp. TSL6 genome, ACCTTTAGTTTACAGTATTATCCACCCGAAAAAGAACACTCCACTTTATATTTTCAGCACATCAGAAATGAAGTGTATAACAACTAAAAGGAATTGCAATGGCAACTCAAGTAAACGGAACCGTAAAATGGTTCAACAGTGAAAAAGGTTTCGGTTTTATCGAACAAGAAAATGGTGGAAATGATGTATTTGTACACTATCGTCAAATTAACAGCAACGGTTACGACCGTGTTTCCCTTAATGAAGGTCAAAAAGTGACTTTTGAGATCGGTGAAGGTCAAAAAGGCCCACAGGCTGAAAACGTTACTGGTCTTTAAGACCCTCTAATGGACAGAGAGATCTGTCCATAGTTTAAACACTTCTATAAAGAGACTACTAGGTCTTTTTATGAATTGCTTAAAGGAAAACGTATGAAAAGTAAAGAAGCTGTTTTTGAAGCGTTAAATGAAGGTAAAAATCTTATGAGTTGTATCACAGGGATACAATATACAATGATTAAAGGGATCTTACATACTCGTCATAGTGAAAGAAGTGACTGGGAGCAAAGTGAACTTAATTTTTACAATCCGCCATCTTGGCTCAACCTCAAAATAATAGAGGAAAAATCTGCCAATATATAAGATATCACAGAGTCTGATGGACTCTGCTGTTCCACATCTTAAAATCTCTACTCTCCCATTCATTTGATGCTTGTTATGTAGATCTTTTACTGTAAGCTGCAAACTCTTTTACCACATCATAGATCGCTTGTGTTATTTGCGTTAACTCTTCACTTGAAGTAATATATGGCGGCATAATATACACAAGATTCAAAAAAGGTCTGATCCATATACCTTGTTGAATAAACTTAGGGGTCATCCATGCAAGATCTACATCCCTGTTGAGTTCCACCACACCTATAGCACCTAAAACGCGCACCTCTTTAACAATATCAAGTGTATTACACTCAGACAATTCCTCTTTGAGTTGTGTCTCTATCCCTAAAATTCTTTGCTGCCAGGGAGAGTGAAGCAGTAACTCTAAACTTGCATTTGCAACACTGCACGCCAATGGATTTGCCATAAAGGTCGGCCCATGCATCAACACATTCCCATTTGACTCAACGCCATGCATCACTTTTTTTGTAGTAAGCGTCGCTGCGAGTGACATATATCCACCCGTCAGCGCCTTACCTACACATAAAATGTCCGGGGAGATATCGGCATGCTCATACGCAAATAACTTTCCTGTTCTTCCAAACCCTGTAGCTACCTCATCCAGTATCAACAACACACCATACTCATCACATAGCGCTCTTACCACTCTTAAAAAATGAGGTGAGTAGATCCTCATTCCACCTGCACCCTGAACTATGGGCTCAAGTATGACTGCAGCTATTTCTTTGTGATTTTGCTCCAACTTGGATGCGAAGTCGGCAATGTACCCTTCATCCCACTCTGCATTATAATCACACCCGGGAGCCTCTGCAAATATATTTTTATGGAGTATCTTTTCAAAGGCTGAGTGCATCCCTGTAATGGGATCACATACACTCATTGCGCCAAACGTATCACCATGATACCCTTTAGAGAAGGCTAAGATCTTACTTTTTTCGCTGTTTCCTTGTGAACTCCAGTATTGAAATGCCATTTTCAAAGCCACCTCAACACTCACAGAACCAGAATCACTAAAAAACACCCTCTCCAAAGATGTATCGGTAATGTCGATCAGTGTTTTTGCAAGCTTTATGGCCGGTTCATGCGTAATGCCCCCAAACATTACATGAGACATTTTTGAAAGCTGTTCTACCGCAGCATTATTTAAAGCCTCTACATTATAGCCATGGATGACTGACCACCATGATGACATGGCATCGATGATCTTCTTTCCGTCTTCCAGTTCAAGGTAGACGCCCTTGGCTGATTTTACAAAAGTCATATCTGCGGATGGATTGGAAGGTGCATAAGGATGAAGAATATGCTCTCTATCGTACTCTAACATAAATTTTATCCTTATTTTTTTAGTTTTTATCTATGAGATTATACAAGCTAGTTTCTGATTGCTCTATGAAAATAAAAAAGAATTTCAGACAATGATGAATAGTAGGAATAGCCCAAAGTACTACAAGAAACTTTTGAAATTACAGTCTCATCTGGATACTGAGAGAAATAGAGGTGTAAGAAGCTATATTGAATGGTAAGTTTTATTATAAAAGTAGAGGTTAAAATAATTTTTCATTTTAACCTCTACTACTTTTGTACTTATTAGATCAATAGACTTTATTTTTATAATGAAATATTTATGCTTGACTCATATTAATCGTCATCCTCTTCATCCAATATACCGTCATTGTCATCATCGTCATCTTCGTCATCATTGATACCATCATTGTCGTCATCATTGTCATCGTCATCATCCAAGCCATCGTTGTCATCATCTACATCATGATCATTTGTGACACCATCACCATCTGTATCATTATCTTCGATGCCATCACCATCATCATCCGTATCCACGTCATCAGTGAGACCATCATTATCATCATCGTCATCGTCATGATTACTCAAAGTATCATTATCATCATTCTCATAGACATCCAGAAGGCCATCACCGTCTTTATCCATTGGATCATTCTCAAGTTCAACGGTAAGTAAGCCATCTTCTACTTCAAGTTCCAATATCTCATCTGAAACACCATCACCTTCAATATCTACAATAAATGCACGATCCATCGCCAGGTCTACATATCCAAGATCCACATCCCCTTCTGCTCTGAAAAGTGTACTATTGCCATCAGCTGTGACAATGCCGATCGGTGTTACGACTTTATTATCAGGATCATCCTCATTCGTTGTCATCACGATACGGCAATCCGTACTAAGCGGCACTTCTATCTCAAAAGGGTGTTGGTCTGTACCGTTTTGTACCGATTGTGTAGAGTAGTAGCTACCATCTTCACAAAACAGTTCTATCAGTGTACCTGGAACCGTACCACTCACTTTTGCTGTTTGTTCTGTAGAGGAGAGATTCTCTCCACAACCCATCAAAGAAAAACCTACCAGAGTTGAAAGCAACCCGCTTGTTAATATATGTAATTTTTTCATACCTTATCCTTTATATCATTTGATATGCTTGGTTCAATGTTGTTCAAGCCATGAAAGCCCATGATGAAGGCATTCGCTAGCAGCTTTTGACACAACAAAACAGCTTTGGAATTAAATATGATGAGTGGACAACCTATCGAAAGGATAAAAGGAAGTAATGAAGTATTCATTATGGCAACCCCGCTATCTACTTGAGACCGGAGGCTTTCCGTCCTTGCTTCGCAACAAGTTTGGCACAACAATAATATTTAATAAATCAGATACCATTATAACCCGAATATATAAATTTTTTTCTCCAATTGGTAACAAATTGATAACATTGCTAAAATGCTACAGAGAATCTCTAAGCGAGTTATCAATGGTATTCCATTAATTTGTTAAGCTTAAGATCCATATTGAAAGAAAGCATGCATGTTTACATTCGGTTAGTGTAGACCAAGTAAACTCATTCTTACATAGCAACCAAAAACATGAAAATATCAATTTTTATGTTGACTCCTTCCTTGTAAACTTCCCCCCCCCTTTATTTGGTTGCTATCATAAAACAAAATAACCACTACCCTTTGATACACACCTTTGGTTTTAAAAAGGCTACCCTTCTTGCCAACCCTGCTTTTTCAGTCGCTTCAGCAACAAGGTCGACATCCTTATAAGCATCAGGGGCTTCTTCAGCAACCCCACGCATAGATGCAGAACGGATGAGAATACCTTTTTGTGCAAGATCTTGTATGACTTGTTTCCCTTTCCAGAGTTTGAGTGCCTGATGACGGCTCATTGCGCGGCCGGCCCCATGACTTGCTGAAGAGAAAGCTCTCTCCTCTCCCTCTTTGGTACCTGCAAGAATATAGGATCCCGTTCCCATACTTCCACCGATTATAACAGGCTGACCCACACTCCTGTAGCCTACCGGGATGTCTTGATGTCCTGGACCAAAAGCACGCGTTGCTCCTTTACGGTGAACCCATAAGGTACGCTCCACACCATTTACCAGATGCATCTCCTCCTTACAGGTATTATGGGAGACATCGTAGAGTGTCTCAATATTCACACCTTTAAATAAGCCCTCAAAAACATTTCTGGTCAAATGGGTCAGTACCTGTCTGTTTGCCATAGCGCAGTTGATCGCTGCATTCATAGCACCGATGTACTCCTGTCCTTCAGGTGAATGGATAGGTGCACAGGCAAGTTCCCTGTCAGGCAGTGAGATTCCCAGTCGTGTGGCCGCTTTTGCAAGCGAGACCATATATTCCGTACCGATCTGATGTCCCAGTGCCCGAGAACCGCAATGGATCGATACAAGGATCTGACCTTTTTTGATACCAAATGCTTCTGCTGCTTTTTCATCATAGATCTTGGCAACTTCCTGGACCTCAAGGTAATGATTTCCAGAGCCTAGGGTACCCACTTCTCCAAGTTGCCGTTCTTTAGCCAGTTGGGAGATATTCTCAGGCCTAGCACCTTCCATCTTACCCATCTCTTCAACGAAACTTAGATCTTCGCCTACACCATATCCATGATGGATCGCCCATTGGGCACCGCCTCTAAGGACATCATCAAGCTCATCGATCGTAAGTTTGAGTTTTCCCTCTCTACCTACGCCTGCAGGTATCGTGCGGGAAAGCTCATCCGCCAGCTTTGTAAGATCTGTAGATGTCAGATCCTCTCTCATCAGGTCTGTACGTAAACATCGAATACCGCAGGATATGTCAAATCCTACACCTCCTGCAGAAATGATGCCCCCTTCATCCGCATCAAAAGCAGCAACACCGCCTATGGGAAATCCGTAGCCCCAGTGTGCATCCGGCATTGTCATGGCCTCTCCTACCAAACCCGGCAGTGTCGCGACATTACTGATCTGCTCTAAGACTTTATTATCCATACTTTTTAATAATGGTTCTGATCCGTATAAGAGTATGCCACTTCTTTTTTCTCCTGCCTTTAGAGGGATGGTCCATGTATAATCATCAATTTTTTCCAATAGGTTCATATTCATAACACTTCTCCTTTAAACATCGACGACACATCGGGCTTCCCAATGGTCTTCTTTTTCTTTGACGGAGAGCATGGTCAGTGTTGCCCCTTTAACCTCTGTTCCACGCTCTATCTCTTTTTTCCACTTGTCTCCCCATGCTTTCCCTCTCCAAGAGTTACCCTCTTTCTGCAGTTCAAACCGTCCCAAAGCAAGATGTTTCATATGCGCTAAAGCCAAAAGCGTATTGAGCCACTCTATCAGAGCAAACTCGTTATCATCCTCCTCGAATGTCACTTCTATCAACTCATCACAATGCAATACATCTACATCAGCCATAATAGCAAACATTGCCACTGCAGCTGATTCGAATGCCTCCTCCAGGCGATTCCCTCTTCCAATAATACCGATATCCGCATCATGCTCAAAATAACCATATTTTTTGTTCATATTTGGCCTTCTTTAGTTTGTAAGTTCTACCGTTTCCAATACACCTTTTAAGAAAGATCCTTACTTATTCTAGCATCATTTTCGTTTTTTACCATCACTATCTCTGGTATTTGCAACTTTATAATCGTATAAAAGCAGTACTCTCTAACTTGTAATCTGTTATGATTATCATAGAATCTGTTACTTGAAAGAAGTACTATCATGAAACATGAAATGAAGTCTAAAGCGGATAAAAGGGCTCAAGCTCTGTTAAAAATTATAAGTGAACTTCTTACAGAGATACATCCCCATCATCTTCCTTCTGAGCATATTTCACTTGATAGCAGATTTGAAGAAGAGCTTGGACTCGACAGCCTTTCACGGGTTGAACTTATCGCAAGGGTTGAGAGGGAGTTCAAACTTTCATTACCGGAACGTGCTTACTCTGAAGCAGAAACACCACGGGACCTTTTGCGTATGCTGCTTGGTACACAAAAGGCATATGCTACCCTTCAAGATTCGGAAATTGCTTCAATAACACTCGATAAAATAGAAGGTACACCTTTTGAAGCAAAAACCCTTGTAGAGGTACTGCAATGGCATGTGGCACACCATCCGGACCGTCCCCATATCCAATTCTACCAAGATGATGGTCAGGGCGATGTCATCACTTATGATGAACTGGAAAAAGGTGCCAAAAATGTCGCAGCAGCATTGCAACAACGTGGAGTAGAGTCTGGTCAGTCGATCGCGATTATGCTACCCAGCAGTCCGGATTACTTTTTCATCTTTTTTGGCATACTGATGGCCGGTGGTATACCCGTCCCCATCTACCCACCTGCACGCCCTTCACAACTTGAGGACCACATCCGAAGACATGCCCGTATACTGGATAACTGCCGTGCAAATATCCTTCTTACCGTACCTGAAGCCAAGCATGTTGCAAAACTTCTAAAATCGATGGCTCCAAACCTTCATCATATCGTATCAACCACTGACTTGAAAGCCTCCTCCCCAAGTACCATGCTTCCAAGTATCAATGAACAGGATATCGCATTTATACAATATACATCAGGAAGTACCGGAAACCCTAAAGGCGTAGTACTGACACATGCCAACCTTCTTCACAATATCAGAGCTATGGGGAAAGTGGTCAAAGCAGGATCTAAAGATGTTTTTGTCAGTTGGCTGCCGCTTTATCATGATATGGGCCTTATTGGTGCCTGGCTTGGCAGCCTCTACTACTCTGCACTTTTTGTAGTCATGTCTCCATTAGATTTTTTGGCCAGACCTGAACGCTGGTTATGGGCGATCCACCGCTATAGGGGTACACTCTCTGCATCACCTAACTTCGGATATGAGTACAGTATGCATCGCTTAAAAGATACCGATCTGACAGGGTTGGATCTTAGCTCATGGCGTGCTGCATTCAACGGAGCAGAAGCAGTCAGCCCTGAAACTGTAGAACAGTTCAGTAAACGATTTGCACCATTTGGATTTAACAAAGAGGCGATGATGCCTGTTTACGGCCTTGCAGAGTCTTCGGTCGGTTTGGCATTTCCACCACTCGGACGTGGTGTATATATCGACCATATAGACCGCACTACTTTCACCCGTTCAGGAAGTGCCATAAGTACTTTACAAGATGACAGCAATGTTTTAAGATTTGTCAGTTGTGGATTACCTCTTCCAGGACACCACATCAGAATCGTGGATGAAACAGGGCATGAACTGCCCGAACGTCAAGAAGGACGCTTGGAGTTTCGCGGTCCCTCTTCGACCAGTGGCTACTACCGTGATGCCCAAAAGACTCAAACCCTTTTTGATGGAGAGTGGCTCGATACAGGTGACCTGGCCTATATTGCCAACGGAGAACTTTATGTAACCGGACGCATCAAGGACATTATCATACGTGCCGGACGTAACATTTACCCGGATGAACTGGAAAAGATGGTAGGGGATATACCAAATATCCGAAAAGGATGTGTGGCAGTATTTGCCAGTATGGATCAAAAGAAACAGACAGAAAAACTGGTTATTTTAGCTGAAATACGAAGTGAAGACTCGAATGAACACCAAAGATTGCGCAACGACATCAATACACTATCGATCGATCTCACCGGAATACCGCCTGATGAAGTTGTCTTGGCACCTCCTGGGAGCGTTCTAAAAACTTCAAGCGGAAAGATCAGACGTTCTGCAAGCCGTGAACGCTATGAAAAAGGAATGATCACTAAAAAGTCCCAAAATGTAATATGGCAGGTGGTCAGACTGGCACTTAGCGGTATCAAACCCCAATTACGACGTCTAAAACACTATCTTGGCAGCCTATTCTTTGCTGCATATAGTTTGTCCATCTTTGCTTTGATCGCACCGATTGCATGGCTCTCTATGACACTCCTGCCAAAGTTTTCCATGCGATGGCGTATGGTACAAGGCTGTGCAAAACTTCTAGCCTATATAACTGCCACACCGCTCAGAGTAAATGGTGTCGAAAACCTTCCACTTGCAGGAAGATCCTGCGTCTTAGTCGCCAATCACGCCAGTCTTCTTGATGCCGCAGCCCTCATAGCAGCACTACCGCGTCATTTTCGCTTTATTGCCAAGTCTGAGTTCACTAAAGACTTTTATACCCGTCTGCCACTGGAAAAGATTCATACGGAATTTGTCGAACGTTTTGAGACCACTAAAAGTGTTCACGATACAGAACATCTTCGTACCGTCCTCGAATCGGGTCATGCATTGTTCTTTTTCCCTGAAGGGACTTTCAGCCCGGTTCCCGGTCTTATGCCGTTTCGGCTGGGCGCATTCAGTATTGCAGCTGGGGCAAATGTACCGGTCATTCCCATAGCCATCAAAGGTACACGATCGATACTGCGGGATGGTTCCTGGTTCCCGCATAACAATCCGATTCACATAGAGATCGGTACACCTATCGATCCGAAGAAGATCAGATCCAAAGCAGATATAAAAGAGTGGGATGTAGCTATAGATTTGCGCGACCAAAGCCGCGAATTTATTTTGCAACACTGTGGTGAACCGGATCTTTCATAAATGTCATGCAGTATTTAGAGTTCTGTATTTTTCTTCATCTCCCTCTCACGTAACAGGCGACGCATCAATTTACCCATGACATTTTTAGGTAACGCGTCTACAAATTCGACCGATGATGGAACCTTGAACCGTGCAAGCTTGTTTCTAAGGTATTCGATGATCTCATATGCTTCAGCCTCTTGGCCCGATTTTAGCACTATGAATGCCTTTATCTCTTCACCTTTGTACTCATGCGGTATACCCACAACTGCTGCATCTTCGACTTTTGAGTGCGTGCAGCACACCTTTTCCACTTCTGTAGGTGATACGTTCAACCCTTTAACAATGATGATATCCTTTTTCCTGTCAACCACATAAAAATAGCCCTCTTCATCCATTTTTACAATATCACCGGTATAGAGCCAACCCTCTCTTATCGCTTCATCTGTCATTTCAGGTTGCCCCCAGTACCCCTTCATTATCTGTGGACCCCTTACGATAAGCTCCCCCTCTTTTCCGACCTCCATCTCATCCTTTCCGTTTTCAAGATCAACGATCCTACACTCTGTATCGGGCATGGGCACACCGATAGAGTTTGGTTTATTTGGGGCGTTCATCGGATTGGCATGTGTCACAGGAGATGCTTCTGAAAGTCCATAACCTTCAACCAGTTTTGAACCTGTCACTTCCACAAACCTCTTTTTGACACTCTCTATCAACGGAGCACCTCCGCAAATGCATGCCCTTACAGAACTGAGATCATACTTTGCCACACCCTTATAGTTACCCAATGCTGCATACATCGTAGGTACGCCCGGCATGATAGTGATCTTCTCTTTTTCCATCGTTTTAAAAATGTAAGCCAAGTCTCTGGGATTGGGGGTCAATACCAGTGTACCTGCACAGCTCATCGTATAACTAAGACAGGCTGTCATACCGAAGCTGTGAAAAAAAGGAAGCCACCCCAACACATGCTCTTGGCCTTCAACCGTATCAGTCACCCATGCCCTGCACTGAAGTGCATTGACGACAAGATTATAGTGGCTGAGCATCACACCCTTCGGTGTGCCTGTTGTTCCACTGGTGTACTGCAGTAACGCGATATCTTCAGGTTCAACCCTTATATCAGGCCTCTTATCATTGCTTTGTTGCATCAACTTTTCCAACCAATGATCTGTCGCATCTATGCTCACCCTATCCTCTTTCTCTTTTAAAAGCGTAAAGAGGATCTTGGTGAAGAGGGGGAAGTACTCTTTGACATTGGTAACAATGACGTTTTTAACACCTGTTTCCTCTTTTATCTCTTGGATGATCGGATAAAAGCGACTCATAACGACCACAGTTTTAGCACCAGAGTCATTAAGCTCATATGCCACTTCTGCAGACTTAAAAAGAGGATTTATAGGAACAGCGATCGCTCCAATCTTTAAAATGCCATATAGCATAATAATAAACTGGGGTGTATTGGCAAGATAAAGTGCCACACGGTCACCTTTTTGAACACCCAGATCTGTAAGAGCATTTGCTGCTTTGTTTACCAGTCTATCCAGCTTGCTGTAAGAGATGTTATTTCCCAGGTAGGAGAGAGCCCTATTGTGTGGATATTTTGAAGCTGACTCTTCCAAAAAAGTAAAAAGTGGTACCTTAGGGTACTTTACAGTGGCAGTTACACCCTGATCATAATGTTTTAACCAAATCTTTTCATCATATATCATCTATCTCTCCTTCTTTATCGTAGAAGATGATCCAAATTATCCTTCATATCCTATGCATCCTGTCAATATTCTTCTTTCCCTCTCTGCCTCTTTGGTTCCTAAAAACGCTTCAAAACACCCAACAAGTAATCGATATCTTTTTCTGTATGATTGGCAGAAACCTGAAACCTGATCTCCTCATCGCCCTTTGGAACCACGGGAAAGTTAAGGCCTGTGGCCAGAATGCCATTCTCAAAAAGATACTTCACAAGTCTGGAAGTCTTTTCAGTGTCCCTTATCATAAGAGGGACAATGGGATGCTCTCCTGGGATAGTTTCATAACCAAGATCCTTTAGCCCCTCTTCAAGCCCCCGGGTTAGTGTGCGAAGCTGTTCCAGTAACTTCAAACCCTGGGGACTGTCGAGGATATCAAGTGACTTACTGGCCGCTGCTGCTTCAGAGGGAGTAATAGGATTGGAAAAGATGTAAAAGGGGGCTGTCTCTCTCAAATAATTAATGACAGTTTCACTGGAAACCACATAGCCGCCATTGACGCCGAGGGCTTTTCCGAGGGTCCCAATGTGGATATCGACTTTTGTACCAGTCACTTCCTCTGTTCCCCGACCGGTTTTACCGAAGGCTCCGACACCG contains:
- a CDS encoding cold-shock protein, giving the protein MATQVNGTVKWFNSEKGFGFIEQENGGNDVFVHYRQINSNGYDRVSLNEGQKVTFEIGEGQKGPQAENVTGL
- the bioA gene encoding adenosylmethionine--8-amino-7-oxononanoate transaminase — encoded protein: MLEYDREHILHPYAPSNPSADMTFVKSAKGVYLELEDGKKIIDAMSSWWSVIHGYNVEALNNAAVEQLSKMSHVMFGGITHEPAIKLAKTLIDITDTSLERVFFSDSGSVSVEVALKMAFQYWSSQGNSEKSKILAFSKGYHGDTFGAMSVCDPITGMHSAFEKILHKNIFAEAPGCDYNAEWDEGYIADFASKLEQNHKEIAAVILEPIVQGAGGMRIYSPHFLRVVRALCDEYGVLLILDEVATGFGRTGKLFAYEHADISPDILCVGKALTGGYMSLAATLTTKKVMHGVESNGNVLMHGPTFMANPLACSVANASLELLLHSPWQQRILGIETQLKEELSECNTLDIVKEVRVLGAIGVVELNRDVDLAWMTPKFIQQGIWIRPFLNLVYIMPPYITSSEELTQITQAIYDVVKEFAAYSKRST
- a CDS encoding RtcB family protein — protein: MNMNLLEKIDDYTWTIPLKAGEKRSGILLYGSEPLLKSMDNKVLEQISNVATLPGLVGEAMTMPDAHWGYGFPIGGVAAFDADEGGIISAGGVGFDISCGIRCLRTDLMREDLTSTDLTKLADELSRTIPAGVGREGKLKLTIDELDDVLRGGAQWAIHHGYGVGEDLSFVEEMGKMEGARPENISQLAKERQLGEVGTLGSGNHYLEVQEVAKIYDEKAAEAFGIKKGQILVSIHCGSRALGHQIGTEYMVSLAKAATRLGISLPDRELACAPIHSPEGQEYIGAMNAAINCAMANRQVLTHLTRNVFEGLFKGVNIETLYDVSHNTCKEEMHLVNGVERTLWVHRKGATRAFGPGHQDIPVGYRSVGQPVIIGGSMGTGSYILAGTKEGEERAFSSASHGAGRAMSRHQALKLWKGKQVIQDLAQKGILIRSASMRGVAEEAPDAYKDVDLVAEATEKAGLARRVAFLKPKVCIKG
- a CDS encoding archease — translated: MNKKYGYFEHDADIGIIGRGNRLEEAFESAAVAMFAIMADVDVLHCDELIEVTFEEDDNEFALIEWLNTLLALAHMKHLALGRFELQKEGNSWRGKAWGDKWKKEIERGTEVKGATLTMLSVKEKEDHWEARCVVDV
- a CDS encoding AMP-binding protein gives rise to the protein MKHEMKSKADKRAQALLKIISELLTEIHPHHLPSEHISLDSRFEEELGLDSLSRVELIARVEREFKLSLPERAYSEAETPRDLLRMLLGTQKAYATLQDSEIASITLDKIEGTPFEAKTLVEVLQWHVAHHPDRPHIQFYQDDGQGDVITYDELEKGAKNVAAALQQRGVESGQSIAIMLPSSPDYFFIFFGILMAGGIPVPIYPPARPSQLEDHIRRHARILDNCRANILLTVPEAKHVAKLLKSMAPNLHHIVSTTDLKASSPSTMLPSINEQDIAFIQYTSGSTGNPKGVVLTHANLLHNIRAMGKVVKAGSKDVFVSWLPLYHDMGLIGAWLGSLYYSALFVVMSPLDFLARPERWLWAIHRYRGTLSASPNFGYEYSMHRLKDTDLTGLDLSSWRAAFNGAEAVSPETVEQFSKRFAPFGFNKEAMMPVYGLAESSVGLAFPPLGRGVYIDHIDRTTFTRSGSAISTLQDDSNVLRFVSCGLPLPGHHIRIVDETGHELPERQEGRLEFRGPSSTSGYYRDAQKTQTLFDGEWLDTGDLAYIANGELYVTGRIKDIIIRAGRNIYPDELEKMVGDIPNIRKGCVAVFASMDQKKQTEKLVILAEIRSEDSNEHQRLRNDINTLSIDLTGIPPDEVVLAPPGSVLKTSSGKIRRSASRERYEKGMITKKSQNVIWQVVRLALSGIKPQLRRLKHYLGSLFFAAYSLSIFALIAPIAWLSMTLLPKFSMRWRMVQGCAKLLAYITATPLRVNGVENLPLAGRSCVLVANHASLLDAAALIAALPRHFRFIAKSEFTKDFYTRLPLEKIHTEFVERFETTKSVHDTEHLRTVLESGHALFFFPEGTFSPVPGLMPFRLGAFSIAAGANVPVIPIAIKGTRSILRDGSWFPHNNPIHIEIGTPIDPKKIRSKADIKEWDVAIDLRDQSREFILQHCGEPDLS
- a CDS encoding long-chain fatty acid--CoA ligase yields the protein MIYDEKIWLKHYDQGVTATVKYPKVPLFTFLEESASKYPHNRALSYLGNNISYSKLDRLVNKAANALTDLGVQKGDRVALYLANTPQFIIMLYGILKIGAIAVPINPLFKSAEVAYELNDSGAKTVVVMSRFYPIIQEIKEETGVKNVIVTNVKEYFPLFTKILFTLLKEKEDRVSIDATDHWLEKLMQQSNDKRPDIRVEPEDIALLQYTSGTTGTPKGVMLSHYNLVVNALQCRAWVTDTVEGQEHVLGWLPFFHSFGMTACLSYTMSCAGTLVLTPNPRDLAYIFKTMEKEKITIMPGVPTMYAALGNYKGVAKYDLSSVRACICGGAPLIESVKKRFVEVTGSKLVEGYGLSEASPVTHANPMNAPNKPNSIGVPMPDTECRIVDLENGKDEMEVGKEGELIVRGPQIMKGYWGQPEMTDEAIREGWLYTGDIVKMDEEGYFYVVDRKKDIIIVKGLNVSPTEVEKVCCTHSKVEDAAVVGIPHEYKGEEIKAFIVLKSGQEAEAYEIIEYLRNKLARFKVPSSVEFVDALPKNVMGKLMRRLLREREMKKNTEL